ATTGCCAACCCGCAGGAAGAGACGCGGTCTCATCCCACCccttatctgctgcagccaggttttacatgggcatcctcttggcctgctccagccgctcgggtcttcaacaatgaggatcctgtgatccAGATCACCCCCGGGGAGtcacgccacatggccacagtgcagtaactgacgctctttaataatgcacataatgtgcctcattcgggactctgtgagagaccactcattcgacacagtcaaaccagcggtacccaaggattctccaaagaaacacagtactgaagaagtcctattttcatactgtatcaggtcactggatagtgtctatgtctcacaaccatatagcaaaacaggaagcatcgggagtgccacacacccctttccagaaacctcatgacaccccatgctctcccaattcatctactgacttaataggaagaCTCAGCAGACccataaatgtcactgccgaggtaagtaaacctctctacaaggtcgacactctttctgcagacagacatgctactgatggctgtgcccatgaGAACATTAAaggtaagcccagacactcaagactCCTTGGTTAAGTCtctgagagccccgatcagagcctctattgactctaTGAAGATagagtgaatctttcttcaccaacagatgccccacatccactgtctcccaaatgaaagcaaagattgtttgGAATGCAAAAAGGACTGCCTTACCACCAATCTGGTCACCCTGGATACAACAGATTACTGCAGCCATCCCTACCCTCAGCTGTTCACCACCtgtacaatctcagtgagattgggtggttcacaggtaattggaggatcagcctcaagaaccgtggactcaGAGATACCCAACGTACTTgtcagaggatcagctttaaacagctactCAACTGCACAcaacgggtcacaactgcagtgtcatctatAAGAAacgttccatcagccaccctgactgcacCTCCCCAAAGAACATGtttacagcaaagaaaaaaaatcagctgtATAAAACCTTGTGCATGCACATTTGTATACAATTTACCATTTGTAagtcacaatcatcttgtaaatgtgcgtaTGTGAACGTGCCTCAAACCCCACCTGGTTGCCACATTGAAACAACCACAGATGGACTATGCaaatcagcctcatacatatgcaatcacgatgGTGAGGACCATCATTGGCTGGTACATGGGCCTCTTACTCTTACTCATAACCTTGAGGCACTGCCTCAAGTCCTATAGTGTCCTATAGTGCCATCCATGACTGAGCACTCAAGAATATGTGTGGCATTACAGTGCCTCTCCTTTATGTTCTGGGATAAGGGAAGAGCAAAAGGCGCCAGCGTTTCAACAGGTAACCACTATCATCTGGCACCTGTAGTGACATGATTGCCGTTACAATGGATAGTATAGGCCATATGAAATACTGAGAGTTCAGTCAATTAGCATCAGCACATCATCCTCAAAGTTACTCTGCctcaaattaaattaacaatagATTGACCTTGGCCACCGAATCATGAGGTTAGTCAGTCCCATCTTGGCATCACTGATGACTTATACATTAAAGGAATGTAACtgtttacagttaacaaaagcagcttcagttTCACTAGGTTTCCTTATTGAAGTATGAATGCAGATAAGCACAGATTACATTAAGAAAACGACACTGCTGCAAACTGCCTTTTTATGTTTGCAAAAACATGTTAAGTTTTTATGTATATACAAACCCAAATCACATGACCATATGGAAACTAAATGTAGCCTCTCGCCAGTTGGTTAATGTCTTCCAGCAGAGTGGGCATAATGGAGTTGAAGCATAGCTGAGTTTTCTCGTCAAATTATCTTTTATAAATACTGACTTTTGCATAGAAAGTTGCGTATGCACATTTTATggcctctttttgtgtgtttgcCAGTTTTGTAAACCTATCAATCTTCGGGATGTGAAATAAAAAGCAGAGAGCCAGGTGAAAAGCTGATGTACACAATGGTTGAAAATGTAAAGGATACACAGTCAGTGAATTGGCCAGGGCTATATTAcaaatatagcacatttaaaataaaaatataccatAGATAAAAAATATGTTCTGGATTAATATATTATCTAAAGCAAGTTATTCAATTTGTAGGAAAAAAACACTGTTTACATTTTCATCTTATCTTAAATATTTAAGACACATAGATTTTATTTTCGGAATAGCACTTATTACatcatacagtataaaaacaaaacaaaactggtaCAAAATAAGTATTCATCAGGCCTTATGTGAGCAGTAATATAGTGTCAGTGTCAGGTGCCTTCCCTCCTAGCCAGTGTATGCAATTGTAAATTGGAATTTGTAGCACACATACAAGAGGCTGTGGGGCACACATCAGGACCATATGCTCCTCTTTTCTAAAAGAAGCAGTTCTGAATTAAACAAAATAGAACTGATGACCTGAAGACCTAAATTAGAAAGTACTAATTGATGTCTCTAAACAGCCCCTAAAGGAACCAAAAAAATAGAGTTAAAACAGGAACcatagagagaaagagataaaTATTGACAAGTTCCAGGATGAAGCCATCcatgtgtttttgctttttgtcatAGTGAGATCTGAGATGGATTCGTACTCCATCTATGCTTTATCCCTGTCTTTTCTCCCAATCCTACCAGAATAGATTCTGTCACACCACAATCGTGTATTGGTTTAAAAAGGTTCCAGAAATGCATGAATGAACTACAAAGGTCAGGCTACACTAAAGTACTGATTTCATTCTTTACTGAAACATATATTCAGCCTCCAGTCTACAAACGTGTCTCTGTGCGACTATGCACTGCATCGTAAATGCTGTGTAATATTACATATGCTCACACCTTAGATCAAAGCATCAGAAGAAATTAAAAGGTCTTGCAGGTCTTTCAAAGTATGTACACCTGGTTTGTGTTAACATGTTGCATGTGTTGTTGTCTGACCTCTAATTCATTACACATGCGCTGTAAAATGTGCTGAATCATTCCTGTAATTGAGTATCCTTTGATTTTGTTGCCCAAAGCAATTCATCACCACATGGGACAACTGCAAACCCTTCTGTAGAGTAAATTCTTCTAACATATGTGTGCTAATGCAactagtaaaataaattaaacactttAACATGAACATAAAAGCACCGTAAAATTGAAACTGAAAGCTTTTACCCTTGttaattttagatttttcatAATAATTTCTAATATTTTCTAAAAATCAGTGTATGATTATATCTGGTGGCAGCCCTGTGCCAACACCTTTCTGGATGAAATTCCCTGAGGCGGGTGGAAGGAAGAACAACACTGAGGCCCCATCCCTAATGATGTTCACCCTAGCTgactcttttattcttttttgtacaATAGATATGTGATAGAATGCCCAGCAGGGATTTGGCAGACTTTTGGTTATAGAAATCCAGAGGTGTTTCTCCACTGGAGTTTTTTTCCTCTGCCCAATGAACATCTGACCCTTattataattagtttttttttttaattattgtttttctttgtttctactTGCCACCATTTGTAAAGCGACTTGAATTACACTTTATACTggatggcactatataaatattgctgttgttataatTAACAATAAGGTTTGTTTTCTGttgtatttatatgtaaaatgaagGAAACTGGCACAGAGTTAACCAGATCCTTATTGATCAAAAGAACTGTAATATTATGCCCTGAAAATACAGAGAAGGCAATAAGAGATGAGGAATTGAAAAACATAGCTGaatgaggcattctgataaatTACCTAATAACTAGATCACCTGGTGTTCAGTTCTGTTTCCACATTATTTGGACTGTTTCACGGTAAATTAAGTAATGGTGTTCTTTTactgagaaaacaaaatatgaaaatatgaatgtttttctgcgaataaatcaaaatatttgaTGTATATTATTTCATTAATCTACTAATCCACAAGCATGAGCCCAGCAGTATCATGCACCAGTCAAGGAGTAAACATGCAGGAATGGGGCAGCACATTATTGTAAGGCTTACTCATATCTGCATTcagctctgcaagcaggtcctccaactttgaGGGAAAacctggaggttggtggcaggattggcactccagccactgtataaaacctcacactgttccaatgtggtgctgaggtgtcactaaCTGCACTCAGCTCCCAATCCAGGTGggtcatcgtgtggtgggtgcggcaatgcattgtatcagcacatgcttccTACCGCTCTTTCTCTCATTAATATCCACTCATACAAGTCCTGGTAtgacagtatgtgtgtgtgcatttacaTGATTTTGCCCTCTGATGCACTGTCATTTCAAATAATGTTGGAGCCTGCCTTGTATCTGATGCTCTTAAGACTGACACTGGCTGCTCATGATCTTGATATGAAAAATATAAGTTCAGAATAAGGTTGGATACATGTGAAAATTACAATTAGTAATACAgtacttttaaaaacaatatattaaaggatttattttttcattaggtGCTGCAAGGAGTACCAtattatgcagtatatataaGCTCTAAACTGTAGACTTCTTTTTAACCAATGATTCTCTCTCActactatacagtacatatgttactgcatatggaaaaaaaagtaaacttcaaAGTGCTACACTAAATAACTAACACGGTTTAATTTGCAAACACCTTCAATATTCAGTAATGCATGGATACAATTCTAGCAAAAATATAACAGAGATTTTGCACAAGTGCAATTAATAACATGAAAACTACCTGCAGTAATTTACTTTTGTTAAATTGATCTGCATGATTAAAGTACATAGGAGAGCATTTGTTTTGGCTTGCTCATCACACAATCATGTAAACTAGACTACTCTGTTTATCTCTCTCTTTGTAGATACTGCTAGCATTAATATCATTATGCAAGTAGAATGAAGGGTTGCccactattttatatttttttaattagtacaaAGCTCTATACATACCAGATGTGCCAGACAAAGCTGCCTTGGCTCCAGCTAAAGTCAGAAGACCTCCTTCCTTCAGATGTTTGGTGGCTAAATGACTGGATATTATAGATGTCCATACGCTCTGCTTCAACATAAGGTCACAATTCTTATACAAGGCTGAATGGAAAAGGAATATTCGTTTTATTTAGCCATACTCAATATAACAAAAAATCTGTAACATCTATATATTTTGCGGAATGCATGGCTGTCACATAATGTCATAATTCGTACACAAGACTGTGTTGAACAGGGATAATTCATTTAGCCATatttagaataattaaaaaagtacaacaaataaaaattttagaatataTTGTAAATGTTAAGTTACTGTCTAATATGATACATCACTTCTAAACTGAACTGCAGCACCCTAGATCAAACTGTATGAAAAGCATGCAATGTAATGCATTAAGTGTAACACGCAGCATTCTGAATGTCATCATTTTTCATCCATTATCTTTGTTATCTCTTAACCTCTAAATactaatttttaaacattaaaaaaaattttaaatttaaaaaatttaaaaattcaaaaacagattTACCTGTATTGTACTCTTTCTAATAATGCATAATTGTAGCTTTCCAGTTCAAGAAAACAGGTCAAAGGCTGCTAGCAAACAAACAACTAAATACTGGCTGAACCTCTAAGACCCCCTCCCACCTTGATCAAAGAAAGAACTGACATACGGACTCCCTTGATATATCTAAATGAAAATTCAAGAAAACACCACAAGATTTGTTTTACCTAGAAAGAGAAACttcatgacaatgtgaaaaagccTTGATCAGAATATATTTGTGTGCTCAAGTAAAGAGATGCTGACACCCTCCAGCCTGATTAAAATAATCACATTCCTTGTACTGTGTGGAATTCAAAGAACGAAGCAAAGCATACATCTAAACATCTAAAACAAATCATGGCTCTAAAAAATAATGACAAGACAATGACTCATCATCAACTGGATCATGTTTTACAACATCATTTATACACTATTTCATACATATGACATATCAGCAAGCTGTAACAagctaaaacacatttttaaataaacttaaaacaTGCTAAGCTGTGGTATTAGAATACTTAAAACAACACTACATGCATGCCGGTGTTGAATACATATGGATATCACGTGAATAACTATGCAACTGTAATCTGACCTGGCCTTTTTCAGCAAACTTCCTAGCTAAAGGGGAAGAATGGGCATATATCTTATAATTTTAATCAATCAGACTGAGGCATTTAACAGAAAGTAACGCTTTCTAAAACATTTGTGCTTTGTACTTTAATTCTGAAGagacaaaatgctgaaaaacattctttatatataaaattttcttttgttatttcagaATCTTTAAAACATCACAAACCAGCAAGgtatttttaagaaaattagtcttttcttttgaaatattcaGTAATACATACATTTTGCTTTGGCACTTCCACCTGCCCATCCTCCAGCCACACAAAGAATGGCATCTACCTTCTGCTCTCCCAGTAACAGAGACACATCGGAGGTCACCTGCAAAATCAAAAGTCTTTAAGCAAATTCCTTCATCATTCATGTTAGTAAATATTTTGGTAACATCATGTGCTTATTAGAAAAATAATGTCATTTAAAGTTAtattaaaatactatttttgcaTTAATGCACAATGCTTCATGGTATACAAATAAGTTTGCAATGCTTCGAAAAATTAAAACTACCTCGTTAAACACAAAGTGATCTGTTACACTCATTACATAAAAAGAACTTGTATCATAAAGAGGATACTTGAAACTAGCACATCTTGTGATTggtatccatccattaattttcttaacccacttatcaAGGTTAGGGTCATGGGGAACCTGAAGCctgttccagcaagcattgggcataagGCAGCAACAGTTAAATAACAAACATATATACAATTTTATAAGAACTATAGTGGAGGCAACCAGGATAGTCAGTAacaatgtaaatgtttattttgtacattgaTACATTATGTACACCCTAATCTTttcattgaaaattttaaaaatcagtttcTCCAAAGTGGGTGTAAACCTTTGAGAAACTACTACTGTACTACTAATAAAAAGAGTCACCTTATCTGCTTGCTCATTGAAGGATTCGGACATCTTCACCAGCACGTTTGCATTTGCCTCTTCATTTGCGACAATGTCAATGGAAGCCACCCACTGAAAAACACAACACCGAAAGTGTATGGGAAGCaagtaaaaaatattcaaatatttaaaaatgcatctatttgtACTTCAATCACACACAAATAATTTCATTaatgaaattttactttttattgcgtATTTTAAACTAATACTCTCACAAAGCTCTTGCCATGAAACTGAGAATACCTCATAATATGGATAATAAACTGTACAACCGTTCACctaaattaaaattattctgtTGATGCAAAACAAAATCGATATTCTAGAAATGCTAAATCAAGATGTTTTCGAAGCGAACTGCAATAGCGGTTAAAGGTCGTGTTGATTATTTATCGATACTTAGCAGAAATAGCCACTAATAACTGAGATCAAAATACTCattcatatattttcatataatgtAAAGGCAAACTTGTCCAAAGGTGTCTAACAGGTCTTTCTCAACAGTGTGCACTTTGCAAATAGCTCCCGTTCATTCCACTTTTTAATACACAAGGTATCTCTCTCTGCTGTCACTCTTGAACTTCACTCCTCAAACGACAGCCACTCGATGTGCACTGCCTGTCTTTCTCCTCCACTGTGCAGATACTTACCCATCTTTTCGTCTTGAAATATTCGACACACTTGGAGCCGAGGGCCCCTTTTCCACCGTACACAATAACCCTGTGTGCCTCTGCCGCTGCCATTTTTAGAATTTATCGGTTTTGGCTGTTACAAACAAGCACGAAATAAGTCAGAATGTGAATGGGAGAAGAACTGACAGCGGCAGAGTTCCTAGCTATAGGTATTACGTCATTGTGTTACCACGCCCACTTTCGCAATGAACAAATTCGTTTTCTCGTCGGTGATATGTTGATGTCCTCTTATTGCCATCTAGCGGCTAGGCTGTACTTACTGGATATAATGAACAACGTTAACGTTACCCTGACCTGACTAAATTCAGATAAGGTGTTAGAAAGGTTGTCACATTTCTGCCACTGGACACTTTTACGTTGTCTAAGACTAATTATTCGATCAAGAGGTTTCGGAGACTGCCATGGCAACTGAGACTCAAGGCAGTGAGCAAAAATTTAAGGACACGAGctcctgttattttaaaaaaatcaagtgtgaGTCATTAAATTAGTTACCTAAAAAACAATGGAATAAAAGGCAATGTATAACAGaagagaaaacttttaacatattTGAATACGCAGCATTTCGTTATAATACCGAGGaggatattttgattttttttgtccttgtgtaTTGTAAAAGAGATCCAGTATACCAATCCAGTAAATCCAGACTAGAAAGTGCGGAGTTCAATAAGGCTTTGGCAGGATCCTCCCCCCAACCTGCCGTTCTTATTGGGTGATTAGGTAGAAGAAGGTACACAAAGcaacaaacaaaggaaaaagggggCAAAGTAACATGTGTCGCGTCCTAGGCTGTTTAGGTCTGTGGTCAGCCGAGGAATAAGCGATATAACGGTGTGCTAGTGCCAGCGTGAGATTGTGTAACTAAGCAGTGATAAATGATTTGGACGATATGAAGCGAAGTATGGTATGAAGTTAGTTTGCTGTAAAAAGTCACGTGTGTGCGCTACATTTCATGATAGCAGTATCACTGTCCGCTAATACTTTAAGCAAGCTCGTACTCCATCTACACGTGCGTAATACATATTTGAGAAAATTGTGTTTGATCAGATGACTTCTGGAATCGTACTCGCACTATGCTTGTCCCAATAGCTTGTCACTACTCACTGCAGCCCGAAGTTTCCTCCCTGGATTTCCAAGTAGGTGAAGTTGACTCTAATGGCAGAGTCTGACTATATACATTCAGAGCTCCGCTCGGATACATTAAGGTTAAGATTATGCTTGTGGCCTGTTATCTGACGCAAATAATGATTATTGTCCGTCAAGGCAAATCCAGGTACTTGGAACTCCAAGATGGAGGCTCCTGGTTCGGGAGATACCACTCTCCCGCTTCCCAACAGACAAAATTCCTCTGCCGAATGGAATTAATTAGTAATTGCTAACCAGCCAATTTTGAAGCACATCTGTCTGTCACCTAGTACAAACACCTTAAATTCTACTGAATGGCACTAGATGGTTGTATGGAATTTActctttatttattcaaaatcaaaagtattgttaaaagtattttttaattttaaatccttTGTTAAATCATGGAAATATGAATACTGTACTTTCAAAAGCATGAAACCAAATTTTAAAGTCTAAAATAGACAAGGTATTATACAAATAACACCCCTgcactaaaaatcttttttcttttgttctcttgTTGCCAACTAGGAATAATTAGAAAAATTAGATACAGTGTGCATTTGCAGTACATACTTCACatgaaaacatattaaatattaactaaTTTCCGTCAAAAAAGCACTCCCTCTTTTATCGCCCGCTTTATCTCACATGACCTCGGCCTTCTCCTCCTGCCAGTGATATTCTGTCCCAGCTTACTTCCTAACTGTGGGCTCAGCTCATTAGATACCCACTCAGAATCCGCAAAAGCCCAGTCAGGTGCTGCTTTTCAAGGCCAAATCTCCCATTTGTGGTTACTGGTGTCCTTCTTTTCCTGAGGCTTCATGAGCTTTTGAAATCCTTGCATCCAAGGCTACACCTTCCCATTTCTCTTAAGGGGACAGTTATATGCTCTACATACTCCCATTTGGCCTGATCATATCGAAAGACAATGAGAGGTACCACAGTTATGCAGATGGCATGCTtctttacttatctatagcacctgataaTCGTGACACTCTGGATTCACTaatccaatgtcttacttgtgtttctgaatccccaagctaaattaataaaaaaataaaaaaatcttgtttgtcaaaaatggaaaaagtgatgttttTATAAACACACTTGATCACTTATTAGAAGTCGCATTAGAAGTCAAGATGGAAGTAAAGAATttggatatacagtaattatagactctgacctaaactttaaactgcaCATTAACCCATTTAATAGgactatttttttcaatttaaggaACACTGCAAAAGATAGAcctcttttaacagtgaaatatgTGGCGAAATGAATtcatgcctttgttttaattcaaCTGAAATTACTGTAATGTTCTCCTAAACAGACTTCTTAAGAAGTCTTttctaagaaagacatcaatctgTTGCAGTtagtttaaaatgcagcagcaaagatcttaacaagaaaaagaaaaattgagcacATCTCACTAATTTTAGCA
This genomic window from Polypterus senegalus isolate Bchr_013 chromosome 4, ASM1683550v1, whole genome shotgun sequence contains:
- the LOC120527753 gene encoding dihydropteridine reductase-like produces the protein MAAAEAHRVIVYGGKGALGSKCVEYFKTKRWWVASIDIVANEEANANVLVKMSESFNEQADKVTSDVSLLLGEQKVDAILCVAGGWAGGSAKAKSLYKNCDLMLKQSVWTSIISSHLATKHLKEGGLLTLAGAKAALSGTSGMVAYGMAKASVHQLCQSLSGDNSGLPSGSAAVAILPVTLDTPMNRKSMPDADFSSWTPLDFVAETFYNWSINVDRPKSGSLILLETAGGKTQMTPVQEKKQE